The Synechococcus sp. M16.1 genome includes the window CATCCGGCCCCTGCGGATCGGCATCTTGAACATCATGCCGCTGGGCAAGCAGTACGAGTTCAACCTGCTGCATCCGCTGGGCCTATCGGTGCTGCAGATCGAACCGATTTGGATTCGCCTCAACTCCCACGCCTACAAGAGTTGGGATCAGCACCATCTCGACCAGCTCTATGTGAGCTGGGATGAAGCCTTGTCCCAGGGTCCCCTGGATGGCTTGATCATCACCGGTGCCCCCGTGGAACACCTGCCCTTTGAACAGGTCAGTTACTGGAACGAACTGGTCCAGTTGATCGAGGAAGCGCGCAGCACCTGTGCCAGCACCCTCGGACTTTGCTGGGCCGGTTTCGCCCTCGCTTACCTTGCGGGCGTCGACAAGGTGGCCTTCCAGCAGAAGCTGTTCGGGATCTACCCGATGCGCAGCCTTGTCCCGGGGCATCCATTGATGGGAACTCAGGACGACCATTTCGTCTGCCCCCAGAGCCGTCATGCGGGACTGCCGGATGCCGCGATGGAAGCCGCCGAACGGGACGGACGTCTTCGCTTGCTCGCCCATGGCGAACAGGTGGGCTACACCATTTTCGAGACACCAGATCAGCGGCAGCTGATGCACCTCGGCCACCCCGAATACAACGTGGGGCGGATCCTCGGAGAAATGGAACGCGACCGAGCCCGCGGAGATGTTCCGCCGCCCGAAAATTTCGATGCGGCCCAACCCCAGACCCTCTGGCGCTCCCACCGGAACCTTCTGTTCCAGCAGTGGCTCTGGTTCTGCTATCAGCGGGTCAGCCTCAAAGCCTGATCAGGCTTGGTTGCAGCAACACCCCCTTAGCTGTGTCGTTTCGGAGTGGGTTCCAGATTGGCCGAAGGCTCCTGAGCGACGGCCTCTGGACGCTCAGCGGATTTGCGATTGAGTTCCCGCTCCAGCGAGGCGATCCGTCTCTCGCGAAGGCAATGACGGCAGCCACCCAGGGTTTGAAGATGCTTTTCCGGTGTGATCGTGATCGGCTGAACCGGATGGGCGTTGCAACGGATTTGAACGGGGCTCTTGTAACTGCGCCAGCGGATCAAGCTGTAATCGAACTGATCACCAAAGCGCTGTACAGCACGCTTGAGGAATTCGTCTTGGGTGATTCGGGCTCCCATGCCACCGAATGTATGGGACAGTCTCGGGATCGAACCGACCTCGTCATCCGACGTCACGAATGACCATCCATCCAGCTGCAGCTGAAACGGACTGGTCCCTGCATGGGGGTTGGCTGAAGCCAGAACTTGCCAGGCACTGGCAAACACAGCTTGAACACCAGCTCCAGTGGGAGCAGCCCGTCGTTCAGGTCTATGGCAAGCGACACCCGGTCCCCCGACTGACGGTGTTTCTTGCCAATGAAGGAATTCACTACCGATACAGCGGTGCCATTCACACCGGTGATGGCTGGCCTGCATGGTTCAAGCCATTGCTGCAGCAGGTGAATCAAGCCTGTGAGACCAACTTCAACGGATGCCTGCTCAATTGGTATCGCCATGGCGATGACCGCATGGGTTGGCACGCCGATGACGAACCGGAAATTGATCAGCGGGCTCCGATTGCCTCCCTTTCACTCGGGGCGACGCGGGATTTTCAGCTCCGCCACCGCAGAACTGCTCACCTGAAAATGTCTCTGCCGTTGGCCGATGGTGACCTTCTGGTGATGCACCCGGGCTGTCAGAGCCGATGGATGCACAGTGTTCCTCAGCGGCGCAAAGTGCAGAGCCCCCGCATCAATCTCACCTTTCGCCGTTTTCAGAACTGAGAGCGCAGCAGCACGCCCCATGCAGGCGCAGTGATCAAGGCCAGCAACGTGCTCCAAAACACCAACCCGGCGGCCCGCTCCTGATCAGCACCCACAGATTCTGCGATGAGCAAAAGAGAGATTGCCGTCGGCGCGGCTCCTTGCAGAGCAACCGCCTGAACCATCAAAGGCTTGAACTGCAGCAGAGACGCCAGGAGCCCAAGCAACAACGGATAGAGAAGGAGTTTGGCCACCAGTGGCTTAATCAACTGCAGAGGACGTACCTCCGGCGCAATGCCCTGGCGATGAATGCTGCCCAGGCGCATGCCCACCACCATCAGAGCCAGCACGATCACGCAGCGTGAAGGCCACCACAGCGCATCGGCCACCGAAGCAGACCATGGGGTCGCCTGAACCAGCAACGCACCGATGAGTCCTCGGGTTGCCGGACTCCCAGCAACACTGCTGAGCAACCCTCGCAACCGCTGAGATCCATCGACCTGCCCCCCGATCAGCAGCGGTCCCAGGCTCCAGACCAGCAGTGTCGCCCCGAGGTCGTAGCCAATGCTGATGGGCAGAGCCTCGTCGGGCAGGAAAGCCAGGGCGAGAGGAACCCCGAAATAGGCCGTGTTTCCGGTGCAGCTACCAAGCCGCAGCGTGGGAGACGCCAGCTCAGCCAATCCTGGCAGGCGCGCGGCACCCACAAGAACAAGACCCATGGCAAACACCGCAAGGCCTGCGGCCTGCAACATGTAGCTGCTGAGGCCACCCTTCAACAGCAGGCCCATCACACTGATCGGCACACCGAACCTCACCAGCGGTGCGGCCAAGCGAGTGGACAGGGTTTCATGGCGACGACCAGCCCAGAACCCAATCAGAAGGGAGGGCACAAGCTCCAGCAAGAACCGAAGAATGAACACCTCCATCAGATCAATCGACCCTAGAAAGCTGTGGTGACTGATGCCTCAGCCCCAGGCTTAATCTGACTTTTGATTGGCCGCGTGGATTCAGCTGATGCAACCAGCTTCACGCCATCGCATCGTGCGCAGTGATCAATCAGAGGATCAGCTGACAAGGCTGCGCTTTGACAGCTACAACGCTGCCTACGATGAACTCGAGCGTTACTACGGGGATTTTTGCTGCTCTGATGATGATCGTGTCGAGTACACGATCGTTTCTGAACCCTCAGACAGTGCTGAGGTTTAAACCAATGAGGACGCCTCAACATCAGCCCGCAAGCTTCATCGCAGGAGAGCAGTCTCAAAAGCCAGACCACAGAGACGCATCCCTAGATACCCACCTTTCAAAGCACTGAGCCTTGGCAATATCGGCTTGATTGATTGACATCCAGCCAGCCAACCAGTTATGAACTATGTATCCATTGAGACGCATTTAAAATGCTGACCGGTTCCGATCTGCTTGCCAAGGTCAAAGAACTTGGAGATGTTTCCAAATCCGATCTGGTGAGAGCTTGCGGATACGTCTCTGACAAGAAAGATGGTGGCGATCGCCTGAATTTCACAGCGTTCTACGAGGCCCTGCTCGAGGCCAAGGGCGTGAATCTGAGCAGCGGTGGTGCTGCGATTGGCAAAGGTGGTCGCAAACTGAGCTACATCGCTAAAGTTCAGGGCAATGGCAATCTGCTGATCGGCAAGGCTTACACCGCCATGCTGAACCTCGAACCCGGCGACGAGTTCGAAATCAAGCTCGGCAAGAAAGCCATCCGTCTGATCCCTACGGGTGCAGCTGCGGAGCACAGCGAAGCTGCCGACCAGGTTGACGAGTGATCAACTGATCCATCATTCCAAGCTGAATCCCCTACAGCCCCTCCCTTACCTGGAGGGGCTTTTTTTTGCGCAACGAAGCAACCGAGGCCCTGAGGCAATCACACTGGGGCTGGCATCACAATTGTTGCTCGGTAATGTGAGCCGGATTGGCGCGACAGAGTTGAAATCCTTCAAGGCAACCGTCGCTTCGTTCCTGAGCAATACGTTTC containing:
- a CDS encoding homoserine O-succinyltransferase, giving the protein MALILPGSYHKIAEVERNRISWIEPEQAERQDIRPLRIGILNIMPLGKQYEFNLLHPLGLSVLQIEPIWIRLNSHAYKSWDQHHLDQLYVSWDEALSQGPLDGLIITGAPVEHLPFEQVSYWNELVQLIEEARSTCASTLGLCWAGFALAYLAGVDKVAFQQKLFGIYPMRSLVPGHPLMGTQDDHFVCPQSRHAGLPDAAMEAAERDGRLRLLAHGEQVGYTIFETPDQRQLMHLGHPEYNVGRILGEMERDRARGDVPPPENFDAAQPQTLWRSHRNLLFQQWLWFCYQRVSLKA
- a CDS encoding alpha-ketoglutarate-dependent dioxygenase AlkB, with protein sequence MTIHPAAAETDWSLHGGWLKPELARHWQTQLEHQLQWEQPVVQVYGKRHPVPRLTVFLANEGIHYRYSGAIHTGDGWPAWFKPLLQQVNQACETNFNGCLLNWYRHGDDRMGWHADDEPEIDQRAPIASLSLGATRDFQLRHRRTAHLKMSLPLADGDLLVMHPGCQSRWMHSVPQRRKVQSPRINLTFRRFQN
- a CDS encoding AEC family transporter — translated: MEVFILRFLLELVPSLLIGFWAGRRHETLSTRLAAPLVRFGVPISVMGLLLKGGLSSYMLQAAGLAVFAMGLVLVGAARLPGLAELASPTLRLGSCTGNTAYFGVPLALAFLPDEALPISIGYDLGATLLVWSLGPLLIGGQVDGSQRLRGLLSSVAGSPATRGLIGALLVQATPWSASVADALWWPSRCVIVLALMVVGMRLGSIHRQGIAPEVRPLQLIKPLVAKLLLYPLLLGLLASLLQFKPLMVQAVALQGAAPTAISLLLIAESVGADQERAAGLVFWSTLLALITAPAWGVLLRSQF
- a CDS encoding AbrB family transcriptional regulator; translation: MLTGSDLLAKVKELGDVSKSDLVRACGYVSDKKDGGDRLNFTAFYEALLEAKGVNLSSGGAAIGKGGRKLSYIAKVQGNGNLLIGKAYTAMLNLEPGDEFEIKLGKKAIRLIPTGAAAEHSEAADQVDE